From a single Sphingobacteriales bacterium genomic region:
- a CDS encoding 16S rRNA (uracil(1498)-N(3))-methyltransferase has product MNEILFYDQKISDAVSTFELCEEESYHLLKVLRAATGHTLFITNGKGLIVKGKLAGERNKSAIIDIQEVKKNPPSKVFIHAAVCLLKTRENLEWTIEKLTELGISEISLIESARTERTKVNFQRLEKIIISAIKQSFRAYLPKLNPPEKLKEFLYKTQAVDYQKLIAWCGADSSEILGNIYRKNNPLVFVIGPEGDFTDEEIGLARGNGFATVSLGEARLRSETAAIHFLSAINVINSL; this is encoded by the coding sequence ATGAACGAAATTCTTTTTTACGACCAAAAAATCTCCGATGCTGTCTCCACATTTGAGCTTTGTGAAGAAGAAAGCTATCACTTGCTCAAGGTGCTTCGTGCCGCGACAGGTCATACACTTTTCATTACCAATGGAAAAGGCTTAATTGTTAAAGGAAAACTTGCCGGAGAACGCAACAAATCAGCTATTATTGATATTCAGGAAGTTAAAAAAAATCCTCCATCAAAAGTTTTTATACATGCAGCTGTATGTCTGCTCAAAACAAGAGAAAATCTTGAGTGGACAATTGAAAAACTGACTGAACTGGGCATCAGTGAGATAAGCCTGATTGAATCAGCCAGAACTGAAAGAACGAAAGTCAATTTTCAGCGTCTCGAAAAAATCATCATCAGTGCCATCAAGCAATCATTCCGGGCATATCTTCCCAAACTTAATCCACCTGAAAAGCTGAAAGAATTCTTATATAAAACTCAAGCTGTTGATTATCAAAAATTAATTGCCTGGTGTGGAGCAGATTCATCTGAAATATTAGGTAATATTTACAGGAAAAATAATCCCCTGGTTTTTGTCATTGGTCCTGAAGGAGATTTTACGGATGAAGAAATCGGGCTTGCACGTGGCAATGGATTTGCAACGGTGAGCCTCGGTGAGGCAAGACTCAGAAGTGAAACCGCTGCCATTCATTTTCTTTCTGCAATTAACGTAATTAACAGTTTATGA